One Perca flavescens isolate YP-PL-M2 chromosome 16, PFLA_1.0, whole genome shotgun sequence genomic window, TCAATGGCAACGGGGAATATACCTTGGTGACTTCAGAAAAGAAACGGCTGACAATCCAGGGCAGAACAGAGCCAGTGAACAGTGAGTAACTGAAGATACTGACAGAAACTTTAAAAGTTTCTGTCTTTCTCAACAATGATCAGTGAATGCTACCACTAAATTATGATAAcacatatttgtatatataaaatacacaCTGCAAATAAACTAGGCCATTACAACAATTATTTTCCCTACGTCATTGATCTGATTCTCTCATTACTAGGAACCACGATAAAAGCAACAAAGTTGACGGCTGTAGCCATGAAAGAAACCCCCTCTGATATTATTGAGGTGCGGCTGGTCAGCAGTCACAACGGCCTTGAAGTACTGCAGAATCAAAAAACCCTCTCCTTTTCTGAGCAGAGCTGGATGGACCTACATGGTGAGACCCTCAATCACCTTTCTGCTTATAATGAAGTCATTGATTTTACTACCCCTGATGAGatcatataaaatgtattcCCTGTGTTCATTTCATTTGACAGCTGCACTACAAGAACTGCCTTTATTCTGACCAAATCTCCCTtttaggtgtgtttgtgttttcccCTGCCTCTACAAATGTCACCGTGATGTTTCCCAGTGGAGCCGGGGTGGAAGTGCGACTGAGAGAGGGAACTATGACAACCACCGTGCTCCTGCCAGAGGAGTTCAAAGACTCCACTCTCGGACTGTTGGGAAAGATGAATGGCGACGCCAAAGACGACCTCACCCTCAGCAACGGCCAAGTTGTGCTGAACCTCACCAATCCAGAGGAGGTGTTCCGCTTTGGGGCAAGCTGTAATAAAATGATTCACAATGCCGATTACGTGCTGTTGAAATTCATGTGGTCGTACATGTTGTATACCCAACAAAACCTCATAAAATGTTAAATAGGTACGATGTTTGGGACATAGGCTACAATTGTTGGTATGTGATGACTGTGTTCTTTCAACAAAACTTGTATTATGTAATGAAAACACGAGACCCAAATAATGACAAACAACACATTCATCATTTTATTATGTGAAACGTTAGAGTGGCTAATGATTAATTTGGGTTGATAATCAGGCATTTCAGGACATCACTCTCATTTCATGAAACATCAGCAGATAATGTTGCAAAATTTCCACTTAAATGTAATTACTTTTAATGGTGAgtgtgtttctttttgtcttaCAGGGGCCATCTCCAACAACTCTGCCTTGTTCACATATGATTCAAACTATCTTTTGGACACATATTACTATGTTCCCAGACATGACCATACTTTTGTTCCAGTGTTTTCTGTCCCCGAAAGTCCAGATGATCCATTAGCCAATCAAGCATCCGAGATATGCTCTGGAGAGGGTTCTCAGTTTTGTAGGTATGAGAAGAAAAcgtataataattaattaactaaaaattattgtgtttttatgaaaCAAATGTTGGCCATCTCAGTCAGAATGATTTAAATTATCTTAactccaccaattttacacatgaaGTTCAGTTTACTCGTCATGCGGACTACCACTAGGTCTGTAAAAACAGTTGTacaatgtcttctgtggctctgaaaGGAGCTTTTGTAAAATCTGACAAAATAACCCATACTGATGTCAGGGTTATCTCGGCTCGGGCTAATAAAGTACAAAAAGCCTGGATTGCAAACTGTAGTTATGGGTTGGAAAGACCAGGCAATGAGATTTCACGAAAGAccagttgcattatgggaaatgtaggatgcAGAATTTTACCCATGCAGGGCCTAAATATTATTGACATCTCAACTTCTGATGATTCTTTATGTAAATGAAAGTGGTATCCATTACAGTGAAATAACAGCATCTCATTTTCTGATCAGTACCTCTGTCCTGTAGGTATGATATCCTGGTAGGTCGTAGTCCAAGCATGGGAAATGCTACCAAAGTGTCTTTCCAGAGTCACATTTCTCTTGTGGAGGATCTAAAGCGAGGTTAGTGTATACAAATGTGATTATTATGTACATTTAATTGGTTTTACAGTGTTAGTTATTGTTATACTGTGCAGTGATATCCTGTGGATGGCTTTCACCACCAAAAAACGGGAAGAAGGAGGGGACCACATATGTACAAGGAGCTAAGGTGCAGCTTTCCTGCGATGATGGCTACACACTCAAAGGATCAGCAGAGCGCATATGCCAGGAGAACGGCCAGTGGACTGGAGATGACTCAAACTGCGTGGTTACCagtatgaataaataatgaatcagTCTTGTGCAATGATTTTGATCCTATCAAATCAGCAGTGGCAAttgtgtgagtgtctgtattTGAgcctgcatgcgtgtgtgtgtgcttgtgtgcatcATTTGATCCATCAAATCAGCTTTGTCTGAAGTGTTGAAATGCACAGAACATCTAATCATTCTCATGACATTTTTACACAAATTGATGTAAGTAAGAATTACTTATAAGACCAATGACTCTAATAAAAATGCTTACATTAAATTGGAAAAGGAGGCAAGAGCACTCACTGATTGCACATTGTTTGACAATTTTACagtcaaaaaagcaaaaaagtcCAGGCAGCCTGAATGAGCACTAGGTGTTAAAGGGTTAAATTGTTGATGAGTCATTTATTGCTGtgacaatttataaaaaagtatatactggaaatagttaccaaccctgcctttaaccTCACGTGTAGCTAGAAAATCAGAGAATCACCAaaatcattaggattcatcctctgggcaccatgaaTTTCTGTACAAGATTGTGTGCCACTCCTTTCAGTAGATcaatctggaccaaagtggtgaacCAACTGACCGACCAACAGATATTGTCACACTTCGAGACACGCCTCAAGTGTAAAATGAGTATAGTTTAGGCTGCCTGCATAGCTGGGAAGAATTTTGTAGCATAATCACATATTACAAGGATGAATTTTCCCTTGCCTGGTTCCTTTCTATGGAAACAAATACATGCACTCAAAGGCTATactaaacatacagtatgtttaaatCAACAGCAGTTAACTATCAAGTTaaggtttaaaaaacaaaaaaaacaaggaatcAAACAAACTAATTATAATCATTGTTTTGGAGCCTCTGGCTTAAAAACAACTGTGTCATTTTTCAGGTAATGTTGCCGGAATAGTGGCCGGTTCAGTCATTGGAGCTGTAGCACTGATTGTGATTATAACAACAATCATACTCCACTCCAGGAAACAGAAAAGGTGCGGTACAGTATCTTCAGTTGATGTATCAATTAACTTACTTGGTATGGAAAAGGTTTTACAGAGAAAGTCCATTTTCtcttttcactgtttttattcatttattttttatttcagaaaagaTGCACATTCAGAAGAAGCTGTGACAAGTGAGGCCCTCTAACCACAACTTTTCATCTactgaaaaatgaaaaacttaaaaatgaatGCATGCATCAATACGTGCTTACGGAAGATAAAGACACGCATAATATAAAAGAAACATCTTACTTTGgtcataaacattttaaaccaCAGCCATGATCCAGACTAACATGTATTATAAGGTTGAGCAAAGGTCACAGTAAAGAGTAACTACACACTCCATCTTTTACACACTACATCTTCCATGGCAGAAAGGTATTGTTGCACTGACTTCTATAAGAGGAAATTTTAACCTGTGTTGCACTTTTGAACGCACCCACCATAACCACAAAACATCCTGGGCTAAAAACTACAGGTTTAGGTTTattgaaaaagtgaaaacactTTGTTATTGAAGGCTTGTGGGTTCATCTACTTCACAGTCAGTCATTAAGTTGGATGATGTCAAATGTAGCTATGTAAAAATGATCAATCAATAACTTACCGTAAGTCATATTTTAAGCTAACAATAATTGATAAAATAATGTCAAAAGTGAAACATTAATGATCCAACCTGCAACTGTCTGAACACTCccttaatgttaatgttatacATCATCAAGTGTTTGGGCTACAGAAGATCTTTGGTCAGCACTTCAGATCACCTGTATACAGACTATCTCACTGATGTGTAGTTATTGTTTGTGTGCTGTCATCAAATGCTGATGAATATTGTTATACAGTTTACTATTTTCAAATTTGGTGAACAATAAAGtttttcaaatacagtattcTGTAGCTTCAATTCAGACTCAATATGAATGATGATTTTCTTCTTTCACTGTGTATTCTGCCAAACTACACAGTCACAACACAACCAGCCTTTCGTCTCAAAACtacaatgtgtgtgtaaatgtttatAGTTATCTTTTCCCACCATTTATCAGTTAACTAtaacccaaacaacaaaaatacaatgcaatgtgtttgacaatacaaaaacataaaagaaaatgtaactgCTAATCTTTTTATATGCAAGGCATTACAAGACTTCTCAAAATGTACTACCAAAGACACATACAGAAAAAGTTAGCTTGAAGGCCTTACAAGGTCACAGTAATACTTATAATGTAGGCTACTATGGAACTCGGTATGGAAAGCAGATCATTTGAGAATGACAACATTCAAGATGGTGTTGCTAACAATAGTTATCTGGCAATGGAATCAGTCCAGGCATTATGTTTGACTTCAGCTTCTTGGTGACACAGTATTTCTACCATGTCTGCTCAATATTTAGTTAATACCTTGGACTAATGCTCTGGATGAGTGCAGATGGAAAGGATGTAGATATTGCCTCATTAACAAATACCATTCCGCTCTGATGTCAAATGGCTTGATTTATTTCTCTAAAGCTTGGTTCATTATTTATACAACATAACTCCCATAAAGACGTAGCTCTAGATGCAAAATTCCTCACCACCACTCGACTGCGTCAATGCCTCAGTCCATCACATTGTCTTGGATGTAAGCATGTCTTTAACGTTGTAATTTGCCCTACATACTCATCACATGGTAATATTTGTTTGGTCTTGAGTTTCCTGTGTTGAGAAACTGGAAGTAAGTCTGTTGTTTACCCTGTGACTCTGAATGTACGTGCTGTTCCCTCATATAACACAAGGCTGTGATTTCTATGGACAAAGAGCACCAGTATGTGACAAGACTGCAGAGGCCACTGCTGAATAAACGGTCTGCTTGCTGCTTCCAGAGTCATTCAGCAACAACTTGCCACAGACACTCAAGAGATATAAATACAAAATTGTTAGCATTATCCTCTCCAGGTCCCAGGGCAACGGAGGAGTAACACCCTAGCTCACACATACCAAGTCATTCTCATTCCTTAGATCACACTTAATGCTGGACAGAATGAATCAGCTGGGTATATAAAGTGTGTGAGTAGAGCATTACAGATGCCAAAGCAGCCTTTACCTCAGACCTCCTGCTCACTTTCTGTTGAGAATAAAAATACAGCTGACCATTGCTTAGTGTCCAGGTCATCAATCTAGACTTTGTTTGTTAGGGTGGAGCTACAGTCTTTTGCAGTTTCAACATAATTTCCCTTCATTCTGAGCTTATTTTCTAGGATATGGgggaacaaaataaaatattatccCGTCCCATTTTCCGCCGAGATGTAAGCTGGGATCCTTTCCCAAACTGGACGCAGCCGAGCCGAATCTTTGCGCAGGATTTTGGACTCCCTCCATTCCTGGAACCCAGTGATCTGGACTGGATAGAGTGGTCAAAGAGGAGACTAGCATCTTTCTCCTGGCCAGGGTACACACAAACTCCCCTTCTGCCTCCATTCATTGGTCAGCACCCTGCAGCGTTGAACCAAAAGGGTCTGAGACAACTGACAAGTGGAGTGTCAGAGATCCGAACAGGGCAGGACAGCTGGAAGATTAACCTGGACGTCAATCACTTTTCGCCTGAGGAAATTACAATCACAACCAAGGAGGGTTATTTGCAAATATCAGGTACTCTGCACAAGCTATTAGTGAGACGTGAAAAACTTAAGTAAAAGCATTGTAATAAGTTGTAAAGGTACTACATAGACAGACCTAGATCTAATCAATTTGTGCCTTATCTTTAACATTGTTTTCTTGACACtgcttgtttttattatgtctGATTTTTATTACAAGGAAATCATGAAGAAAAGCAGGATGAGCATGGCTCGGTGTCAAGGTGCTTCACCCGGAAATACAAGTAAGTTGTCTCTGAGAATGGAAGGAATTTTGAAAAATGATCTCGCTGAAAATcagtaaaaatgtaatgtgtagtAACAGTCTTAGTAATGCAAACACATggtgaaacatttaaaaggcaaAAGGTCAACATAAACttactctttatttatttaagactTCCACAGGGGGTGGACTCGCAGCACATCAGTTCTTCTCTGTCTGGTGATGGAGTTCTTTCCGTAGAGGCCCCTGCCCCCGGGACATCCATCAGCATCCCAGCGAATGAGATTGTCATACCTGTACAGATCAGACAGACGCAGGATGGTGAAAAGTGAGACCAGTAAGCAAGACTTTAAAACTACAATCAGATGCAGCAAGTTGTCTGTAGCAACCTTTATGGTATGGGCATGAACAAGTTTGTTATTTACTGTAACAACTAGCTTGTGTTCCTGCTATGAGATACTAATACTGTAATGCATTGTCACCAGTCATACACCACAATACCATGTCACAATTACTTAAAATGCAGACTCATCAATATAACACATAACCAAGTATATAACTGAACACATAACTGAAAATAAGGAATTAATTTAGCTTGTCAGCACTTATTTTTATAAGTGCTGACAAGCTAAATTAATTCCTTGTATTCctaacaatatactgtagttgtGACCTCACATGACCTAAGGGACTGTGGAGATTATGGCTGACAATACTGGCCAAGAATGGACAGTGGACTGGATTATTTATATCTAAACAGTTTATTTCTTTAATGACAAACAGGTACGTATATTAAATTGTGCTTCTGTATAACATGGCAAGATGATTAATACATCATTTGgttgaaatttgttttgcttttgatGAAGAGAAATACTGCAACTGTGtactgctgtgtgtttgtcctAAAGGTGTACATTGCTGTATTGAATAACCAGCCTAATGAGCATGTCCTGATATATAATATTTAACAAATGTATTAGCTTCtgctatataaattaaaaaacaatgtaattttCTCCTTTAGCGTCCTTCATTACTGATGCATTTGTTATCAGATTATAGGATTAATAGGAACCAGTTCTGTATTGAGTATTCATCCATTGCTCTATTCTCATGGCATTCCTAAAATCAATGTCAAATGGCCCACAAGAGGGCACCAAAGTCCTATTTAGTGTAATATTTGGACATTGTCTTATGTCCTCTTTGAGAGACAGTTTGTCTTTAGTATTTAAACTCATTTTATTCATTAGTGTAGACCTTCATCAACAGTTTCTCTTAAAGACCTTGACGGAGAGAAGCTTATCCATCCTAATTAGTTTTAGGTTTATTACACCATATTAATTTCCTAAAAGATCTGCTTTGAACACATTTTCTCAAACACCATACTGTCTATTGCAccaaaatgtttatttgtgatTTAAATTCAATGTGGTCAAATGTGATCTTCCACAAGACATGCAAAGCCAAACTTTAAAGCAAATGTTCAGCAGCCTAAAGCTGGATGAAATGAATGTTTGGCTACTAGGAAATTACACATTAATGTCTCAGCTTCATGCAAGTGCAATATACTTAATTTAATGTAAAGGCTAAAAGGCTCAAGAGTAAAAGCCAGGTGCTCAGCTGATGTGATGGCCACTCAAAAGTAAACAGGGACATCTACTGCTTGAACAAGGTATTACATGGTAACATAACTGAGTTCCtgtatttgtactgtatgtcaacaTGTCATGTATTAATGCAATGTTGGTAATAATTGTTGAGAATACAGAAGGTAGAGTGAAAAAGAGAGCATTTAGTTtgaaatatatacacattacaAATATAACTGATTCTGGTGATTGTTTTGTCTTGGTGTGTTGATTACCCAACCAATTTGATGAAGTAGCACATAGTGGTTTAACTTAATTTTAGTATACAGTAAAGGATGAAAAATTAAGTGCCAATAGAAAACAGAAGAGTGGCAGTCCACTCGCTTCTTCGagtatttcaaaaagaaaaatggtagGAGATGGAGGTTACTGTAGATCTAGAAGAGAAGCATCTATGACCAAAGATAAATGCATCTTCAAACTGACACTAGAAAAACGTATGCTAC contains:
- the LOC114571305 gene encoding heat shock protein beta-1, with amino-acid sequence MGEQNKILSRPIFRRDVSWDPFPNWTQPSRIFAQDFGLPPFLEPSDLDWIEWSKRRLASFSWPGYTQTPLLPPFIGQHPAALNQKGLRQLTSGVSEIRTGQDSWKINLDVNHFSPEEITITTKEGYLQISGNHEEKQDEHGSVSRCFTRKYKLPQGVDSQHISSSLSGDGVLSVEAPAPGTSISIPANEIVIPVQIRQTQDGEK